A stretch of DNA from Plutella xylostella chromosome 16, ilPluXylo3.1, whole genome shotgun sequence:
tagtaattacataatgggataaccaacacgtgttttagtgcaaaaaaacattatgaaatacacaatgaaataaaagttacagttgatttgatttaatgaaattcatttaaGACTGTCCCCCTCTCGcctactaatttcttctcttaacataaacctccccaaaaagtggcattttataattagtaaatatttgaaacatttctcgttttgattttttctgctaaagtatcgtgatacttttgtccgttttctatactataatagtgtggccactttcttagattgcaacgccctcaattattctctactcttttatgttcagctATACATAGGTGTGGGAGTGGAACAGAACGCAAGGTGAAGTATCCATGACGACGAATAACAGAAGAGCATAGAGTGAAAGCAGAGTGTGAAAAGACGTAAAGACGTAAAGACGATTAAGTTTGGTATAAATTAAACGACGTGATACATCATTAAAatactactttttatttatcccCACAAAttgggggctcgtccgggataaataaaattaaaaaatctcGGAGATTACGGCGGATGAAGacggatttttataaaaacgacAAGACTGACAGTTGCAAATTTTACAAGAAAATTTTTCTTCGCATCACAACGCCTTCAGGTCTGAACATATACCATTTTAAGACGTAACGACGACGACAAGAAAAGAAGATGCCACGGACGACGACGGGAGATGACGGGGAGGCAGTCGGAACATCAGGACCGCTCACGTACACGGAGGAGCTGGTAGCTAAGTTCAGTGGGTGCGACCAGACCGATTCCGCAACACGGTGGGCGCAGGAGGTCGATGACAACGCCGAGATCTTCGGGTGGACGGAGCTGCAGCGGCTGATCGTGGGGCGCAGGTCACTGACCGGTACGGCGGCACTCTGGCTGCGTTCAGAGAAACCCTTCAAGACGTGGGAGGCTCTGAAGACGGCGGTCACCAAGGAGTTCCCAGACGCCGTAGATTCCAAGACGATCCATGAGTTAATGAGCAGCCGGAAGAAGAAAGCAAATGAGACGTGCCTAGACTACATGCTGATAATGAAAGAGCTCGGCAAGCGAGGCAAGATGCCCGACTACGTCGCTATAAAATACATCGTGGACGGAATACTAGACGACGAGTTACATAAGGTGATGCTGTACGGCGTGACGACCTATGGGGATCTGAAAGATAAGTTGAAAGTGTACGAGACCATCAGGCAGAAGTCGAGCGGAAGACGGGCACCGGTCTTCAATCGTCTACCTACTGCAACTACACCCGCAGGCCCCGCAGCAGCTGCACTCGCGCCAGGCAACAGGACGACGGCCGTGCGACTGTGCTACAACTGTGGAGAGAGTCAACACATGTCAGCAGATTGCCCGTACAGACAGAGAGGTATTAAATGTTTCCGCTGCAACGACTTTGGACATATTGCTACGCAGTGTCAACAGCCAGGCGGAAGCGGCAACTGGCGGAACAACGACGCGTTTGGACGAGGACGACCTGGTCTGCAGCAACCTCAGCGTGGGCCGAGGCGTTCAATGTTCACCATGCCTACGGAGTCAAACAACGAAAATTCAGCAGCGACAGCCAGTGACAGTTCAAACTGTATGTCAAACTGTATGGACGTCAACGTCAAGATGACAGATGCGAAtgcaaatgtaaacaaacagacGGAAAGACGAAAGCCGATGAAGACTATTGAAATTTCAGACTGCAAAATGACTGCTTTAATAGATACGGGCAGTGAAGTTAACTTGTTAACCGACGAATACTACAAACTGATAGGTTCTCCTAAGTTTGACGAGGGACATGTGAGTGCTTTGGTGGGACTCGGACAATTGGAAGTGAAACCTCTAGGGAAAGTCACTTTAAGTGTGAAGATAGATAAAGAACATTATAATAACGTATTGTTTCATGTTGTGAATAGAAGTTGTTTGCCTTACGATGTGATAATTGGTCAAGATTTTTTGAGAAGAGTGGTATTGATTATGGAAGACGGACGCGTGAGTTTACGTATGAAAGATGACGAATGGATGAAACAAGTAGGGTGTTATACGTGTGATTCTGTGGTTGTAGATTACATTAGTGATATCCAGTACAAGGAGCAGCTGACGGAGATGGTAGAGAACTACCAGCCCCTACAGGTCAAGGAGGCTCCCATACAGATGAAGATTGTGCTGAAGGATGATATCCCGGTGACAAGGGAAAAGACTAGGACAAGGATGATGATAAAAGTGGGACCGGGGCTAAGAAGGATTAGAAGGCGAGTTACACATGAGAGAAGAAAGATAAGAAGAGAAGAGATACACGAGATAAAAAAGATGAAAAGAAAGAAGGAAAAGAAGATGAAACAAAAGAAGacaagaaagaagaaaagaaaggaAGTGATACTGGgggaaagaaagataaaagtgatgatgaatgaatgatgacgaatgtgtgtgttttaaaatgtaatgccgtatttgttttttcttattgtttgttcttattagtattattagttaaggtgttaatatattgtaattaataaGGCTGAGGGCAGCCTTAATGTCAGGATGGCCGAGTGTGGGAGTGGAACAGAACGCAAGGTGAAGTATCCATGACGACGAATAACAGAAGAGCATAGAGTGAAAGCAGAGTGTGAAAAGACGTAAAGACGTAAAGACGATTAAGTTTGGTATAAATTAAACGACGTGATACATCATTAAAatactactttttatttatcccCACATAGGTAACAATttcataaatacctataccCTAATCCTAGCCCTAAGTACTCAATTGGTCACAGCCATCCCCACTACAGTGTAGCAAAGCTCTCAGCAGGTTGTTGTAGAACATCTTCACTGACGGGAACAGTTGGTCGATGGTGTTGGTCAGCTCGTGCGGGTCGCTTAGCAAGTCGTAGTGCTCCTCGAAACGCTGGGAAAGAAATCATATTTACATGTTGTGGTTTTGTATCTACAgagtttttataaaattgctAATTAACCATCGAAGACCATGGTAAAataacagaaaataaaaacgTCAAATAAGTATAGTTTTCTGCAGCAGTAGCGCCACGGATATTATTGAAACTACATAGATAGGTTTTGACAGCACAAATTTgaatttgtgccttcagaatcgacatgaATATTCGCTTCCTACCTCATTATCGCTGAACTTGCAGTACTTGGCGTCCACGTTGTCGGCGAAGTGTCTGAGACACCCATACGTGTTGTTGCGCGCGTCCTGACACTTGCATGAGAAGTCTGGATAGCATTcctaaaatcataaataataatgcatAAAACAATGATATTGGGTTTGATATCCATTCTGCCGCTTTAAGATAAACATCACTATATCGCAATTCACCATAAATCTGGCGcggtgattggtggaacgcggaTTAAACGAATtaatcgacgtcgataacgaacccgtgtagcggccgctggCTTGACACTATAACTACTGTTCTGCGACGACGCATAGTATAcatgtgtacctacctatagccTCTCCAGCGCAGGTGGCAGGTCCACTAAGAGAGTGTGAACCTCTACATAGGCccaaaaatataactatttgtatgaatttctaaacaaatgaatataaaaaacaaactcaCCGCCAGATTCTTCCCATCATACTTCCACGTACAATTAGCATCCACAGTCTTCGTGTTCCCTTCACCATAATACGTGATCAGCATATTTCTCTCCTTCGTCTTATTCTGTGCATACAAGTCTATGACTCTCCCATCCATAGTCTTAGGCGGTGCTAGCTTGGCCATACTGAGAATAGTTGGGGCTAAATCTATGTTGATGACGGGGTCAGCATTGATAGTGTTCTTGGGAATTCCTGGCCCAGATATGACTAGAGGGACTTTTATGTCCGTCTCGTATGGCTGTCGTTTGTCGTATACTTGCGAGAATTGGCCTGTAAAGAACAAATAAATAGAGAATTGagcttgttttatttttactgttAGGTACTAAGTGCACaactaactaactaaaatCCTAATAAAATTGTCATGGTCATGCTTTATATTTCGCGCTTCATTGCAGAGCCCCTATAGCGAGATCTATTGATAACCTTCAGCGGTACAATAGAAATCATGTAGGATTTTAGGAGCCTTTGGAGGTGCGGGTGGAATTATATATGCAAAATTACGTTCGTCTATAGCGGAAATAACGCGCTATGAATCCTCTCTTATTATtcgtttataaatacttacacgGGGCCTCCATAACATGATTTCTAGGGTACCTCAATTCTGTATATAGCTTAATACCACAAAAACTCACCAACATGGTACCCATTATCCGATGTAAACACCAAATACGTGTCCTCCAACAAGTTGTTAACCTCCAATGCATTCACAACATCAGCCACCATCTCGTCGACGGCCAGGAGGGCTTCCCACCGCGAGCGGTACACGCGGTCCAGCTCCGGCATCAGGGCTTCGGGCAGCGGCGTGGGAGGCATTCGGATCAGCCAGTGTTTGTCCTGTGGGGGTGAGAAGGGGGTTGAATATGAAATTTTGTGACCAATTTTGCTagggggccgtccattaatcacgtgaggctcaaaggggggggggagggggtacggaaaacctcacgaaacctcacgaaacatcacgagggggaggggggggtctcGTTAGACACGACGACGCTCCGCTCGTGAGTGTCGCCGCTGGCATCCTGTCACCGGGTGCACTGGACCGCTGCTGATGTCTGCTTGTCTCTGGCACCGCTGAAGTGGCCGGCGATATACACGATGACGCTCCGCTCGTGAGTGTCACCGCTGGCATCCGGTCACCGGGTGCACTGGACTGTCTCTGGCACCGCTGAAGTGGCCGGCGATATACACGATGACGCTCCGCTCGTGAGTGTCACCGCTGGCATCCGGTCACCGGGTGCACTGGACTGTCTCTGGCACCGCTGAAGTGGCAGGCGATAGGCACGATGACACCCCGCTCGTGAGTGTCACCGCTGGCATCCTGTCACCGGGTGCACTGGACCGCTGCTGCTGGGGCCGCTGACTCCGGTTAAGTTCACCCGAAGCGCGCCTTGATGTGTTGTCCTGGTGCCGCTAAGTGATAGGGCGGTGGCGCAGCTCGCGGCGCCACTGCTAGCACCCATCACTGGGCACACCGGAGCTCGACTGCTGATGCAGCCATCCCTACCGGAACGATCCTCGGATCGCCCGGTTGACGCCTTCAGAGACGATGCGTCTCTGATTTCTAGCGCCTGATCAAAAAGTGGCTACTACTAGGGTGGTGTGGTCAGTGACCACATCCACCtggatccggctcgaaggaccatgaaaaggcttggtagccttaagttcggatcgctggtagtagaagcGACGTTTATTTGAATAAGAAGAAAGGTTATTAATATGTAAGAACTCTTAATACCGAGATACAGATTCTGGCATAGTGACATctatgtaaatacataaaaactacttgataactgaacatcacgtgtattaattttttgtcaaaaccgctaggtatttctgaaccgaaattttgaacggcgcaaaaatttgaaAGATTTTTAGTATGACCTTGtgttattacttattactgtGAAAAACAAACTTCGACAGTTTCAAAGGCTTGCATGCGTTTCAATCACCGGATGTATGAAGTCAACCCCAACAGCCGCCCTAGAAATAATTCTAGGACTTCCACCACTCGATATTATCATCAAGCAGGAAGCTAAAGCGGCGGCGATAAGGCTAAGTAACATGGGACTATGGTCAACGAATACTACTGCACAGGGACACAGTCGCATACGTCTTGACATTGCCAAGTTGTCGGCTCCCGGGTCCACTGAATGCAGCGACACTACTATAAAGACGTTTATCTTCAACAGAAGCTACACTATCCAGCGAGATCAGTGTGGCACATCAGACGAAAACAATTACGACATCAATATCTACATTGACGGAGCCAAGAACAAGAAGGGCAGCGGTGGAGGTGTCTTCTGCCCGgaacttaatttacaatactctgtcagcttcgggaacaaagctactgtttttcaggcagaagctgccagcctacttgacggagctacacaaataaaagacacaaaaaatagcaatatctgcttctacacagacagtatggctattttaggtgccttaggcagaactgtaacaaaatctaaattaattttagaatgtcacagaacactggaaaacctaagcatttcaaataatgtaacagTACAATGGATTTTAGTCATAACGACAACATACGAAATTGCGACGCTGACCGACTAGCAAGAATGGGATCAAATACCCTACCAATAGGGCCAGAACCATTTATTAGTTTGTCATCAAAGGCAATAAGGCAATGTCTCACCGATAAAACACTATCTGAACACAATCAGGAGTGGAAAAATCGTGTAGATTGCAGACAAACTAAAGCGTTTATTGTATCACACAACCATAAACTTACACGCTACTTACTCAACCTGTCCcgtagtaatatatcattaatggtaggattaataacaggacattgttgcgtgaataaacacttatataccataggtaactcaactattcccttatgtaggacatgtaaggaagtagatgagacggttgaacatattctgttagcttgtccacctactacagaaacaagattatgtattcttggaccaacagagcgcctacctcagctattacaacacccaggcctgctactccagtttactcgggagctaggctggctgagctgaaatcaaggggatatgtacaaaggttccactcgagagagccacgtacaggaacttcaccccctatgagaatagaatagaatagaatagtatgACCTTGATTGACTTGCCCGCCGTTGCTAAGCAACGACTCCCCGCGCGCCGCGAAAGACCGCCCGCCCTGAGTCGTTGCAATTTTCGTTATAtattttctagtcaaaaatagcctttacatagacttccaaaaaaatacacgtgatccatgggggggggggggggggggttagtctcaaacctcaccaaatatcaccaggggggaggggggggggtcaaaaaatgagaaaaacgacctcacgtgattaatggacggcccctagtATTGATGGTAACTGAGGGCGTAGACAAACAAAGTACAAGTTTCTCTAGCATGCTGAGGCGAGGGTATTTTTAAAGGATCCattaacttatttttaaatatttagataagTATGCAGAAGTGTGGGCAAATTTTTTAGTTGTGCAACAAAGTGGTCACCTCCCACTGTAACTATTCATGCTTTCATAAGACCTATCGCTGTCCCGCGATACCTTCACCTTCACACATCGCACACCAAACTTATGTTAACTACCGAAACGGTCTTATCAAAGCTTTACTAATGTATTGTTTCCACTCACATCAGCCTTCACATTAAAGCTGGGGCTTCTCAAAGCGCTGACATTGGCGTAGACCCCCTTGTGCCGGTCCGCGGGGGTGAAGGGGGCGtgcggggcggggggcgctAGTACCATCAGGAAGTTGGACCGCTCTGCGCTGGACTGCTTGTCTATAAAGCTTAGCGATAGCGAGCGCTGGAAGAAAATGAAGGAATAAGTTTAGTGTCAAGTTAGGTGTATATGGCGCTACGAGTGTTGAAAGTCTAGTCTAAGAAGCGATAGTGAGCGCTGAAGGATGAAGGTAAGTTGTATGTAGATGGCGCTACTAGTGATGGAAGAGCGAAAAATTTGTTATAGGTGGCAGCACCGTAGAATGCAGCTGGGCgtaaaaagtattatttagTGTGGCTAAAAACTATTTTGGAGAATGAATCGATACACGATAATCGATTTTAATCCCCACTGTTCGAAAAGTAATAAGGCATACCTAAGGGACAGCATAAAAATAGAGAAGTGGCATAAGATAAGGAACTTAACTACACTTACATAAGGTTATCATTTCCTAACCCATTTCCAAGATAAAAAGTCTTtgtaattgtattatttttatgttgtaaCCTGAATACTGTTTTTACAAGGTTTTTATAGATAAATGTGGTAGAAGGGAAGGGGTAGGTAACATATTAAGACAAGGTATTaggacaaggtacaaaagtataTATAGGTAGATACTGGTACTAATATAGCAGCTGACCGTAATTGACTGTATCACAGCCCTAGTAGCTGCATAAAAACTCTCAGGAAAATAGTTTTGTTTGAGATTTTTTTCAACGGTCGTTGTGTATGGTCAGCTTATTTCTGAATTGGTACCAGTAGCTATAGGtatacttttgtaccttgtcaatatTACCTGCCCGTTCCCTTCCACCACACATTTATTTGAATACTCACAATAGTATCAGTCAAGTACAAGTCCCGGCTGTACGTGGGCACGCCGTTGTTGGACACCGTGTAGTTGTAGTAGCGGGAGTTGCCGACCAGCCCGTGCCACTCGGCCCAGCCCGGCGGCACGTCCCCGCCGCCGGAGGAGACGCCGTACTGGAGTGGGGGGATGAGGAATACCTCAAGCAATACTCACAAtacctcagagcctgaagacaagtcttcaaccagtgcgtcctgccagcgATGACGtatatggtgcagagacgtggacactgacggtaggactggtccaccgatttaaaagTCGCTCAGCTGCTAtgaagagagctatgcttggggtttttctgatggatcgtatcagaaatgacgttatccgtcagaggactaaggttaccgacatggctgtcaaaatatacaagctgaagtggcaatgggctggtcatattatctgccgaagaaccgataaccgttggggtagacgagttctcgagtggagaccacgaacagccAGTgtatgattattggctgatgatgatgataatactCACAATAGTATCAGTCAAGTACAAGTCCCGGCTGTACGTGGGCACGCCGTTGTTGGACACCGTGTAGTTGTAGTAGCGGGAGTTGCCGACGAGCCCGTGCCACTCGCCCCAGCCCGGCGGCACCTCCCCGCCGCCTGAGGAGACGCCGTACTGGAAGTGGGGGGTAGGGTTTAAAGTTGTAGTAGTGAGACAAAGTAACGAAGCAGCAGTGCAAAGTGATAACAGTTAGTAGTCAGTGACAGATTTTAACTACTCTGACTGGGAACTGAAGAATTACCTTACACCACTATTGAaagtataggtatttaattaacGCTCGTCCAGCTCTAGTATTTTAAACCAAAATGCGAAAAATAAGTGGGTAAAAAGGGCGCTGATAAAACATCTTGAAAAATGGTGGCCAGTTTTAAATACACACAGCACGGACAGCTATAATAAGAGGGAAAAATAGTGATAGACAGATAGActttttagatagatagatagactttTTCCATTTAAAGAtttaagtatatgtatttatctatctGCTTGGAATGGAATATAACAATAGTATTAGAAATGGGGCAGAGTTTACAAAATATGATTGCATTTTGTAATAGATAGATATGATGCAGTTGCATAGGATCAAACATAAGCTTACTCAAATAAAAGATAAGGAATATCTTAGCAAACACACCTCATTCAAATACTTCCCAGCATAGAAAGTGTTGTATCCAGCATTATGCAAAATAGCTGCAAAGGTGTCATTCTCCTGACTCTTCCAGTGCACCCCGTAGCAGCCGGCCGAGACGCTGTTGCCGTATGTGCCATGGTTGTGGATGTACTTGCCCGTCAGGATGCTTGACCGACTTGGGCAGCAGATTGGTGATGCTGCATACTTTGGTGGGTAAAGTTGGTCCGGTTAAAACAAATTGGCAGGATTTCCTTTTtcattttaagtttaaatatatttaaaaacaatataaattgaAGAAAATTATGAACATTAATTTTAGCAACATGAATATTTACATGTACTTAAATGGATTTCCATTATCTTTAGAGATCAGTTAAAGGTTCCAATACACAGCTAAGGTTAGACAGCTAGTGTGCCGCCAAAACAGTTATTGAACCCATTTGTATCTGGCCTTGTAAAATAGTTCGAGTTATCTTTTATCAAGTAAAGCTGCAAAACACTCACAGAATTTGTAAACACAACTCCGTTATCAGCAATAAACCGTTGAACATTCTTCATAGGGGTCTGCAattgaataaaacaaagaagTTTTAACGAATGTTTATTCACTTGAATAAATTGCATTTTGTAACACTAAAATCAATTATTTACTAACCATGCCACCCAATACCACATCTTGATCATCTGTTAAAAACATAACTATGTTTTGGCCATAGCAACTGGCCGCAAACACAATTGAAAACAACAATAGACCTTTAGAACGCAACATTGTGACTATATTTCTTTATACGCTTAGGAAATTAGGTTTAAACTAGCACTACTGTGGCGTAGATGGCATTATCTCGAGACCGGCACATTCGCTCGCCACCACGACGCCGACTGCGAAGAAACCGACGCTCTTCACTATTGACCTGAAAGTAAAAGTGTtatgtaaacaataaatacGATATGACGACACAACTCAACGATAAAAATCAataatctatatttttataggttATGTGCATGTTGACTTACCATTTGAAGGGATCGTAGTAGAAATCTTTCAAAAAAGCAACGGGGCCGTTTTTCGCCATTGTTGGAGGTAATAGTAAAATGGGTCAAATATGAAAATAGCGGCAAATATGGctatatttttctaaattttcTTCAGAAAGAAATTTACTGAAAGTATGCTTGATATTTTTGACACTGACAGTGACAACTGACAAGTGAGGTGACATGACAGTTGACACAAGCATAGACTAggaacagttttttttactaggtagGTTGTACCTACGccaacattttataaatccaacagaaagttaaacaaaaccaatatTATCAGTTCATTTATTATCACGTATTGTATTTACTATCCAATCAGAGAAATAAGCAAGTTTCGTATACACGCCCGGGTAGTAAGGATGGCCACAGCTGTAGCCAAAAGACATTAGGCCGACCACAACTCCTTTATAGATTAGGGGTCCTCCTGAATCTCCGTAGCATCCATCAACTCCCCCTTGATCTAATAAGCCACCGCACATCATTGCCTCCGTTATTGTGGCACTGAGATTGCTGTAACGCTTCTGGCAAGTCGCGTGGTCGATGGTGCGAAGTGTTGCGTATCGCATTTGATCGGGTTGCATGCTGTTTGGGTCATTCTGAAAGGGACATGGGCAGTAGTTATTGAGTGGGTACGTTTACAGTTATGTAATAGAGGGAATGAGTAGGTAACTACCTAgagtaggtagttagctagTAGGTAACTAATTGAAGATATAAATACCGTTGTGACACCCCATCCGATCAATGTAACTTTGGAGTTTTCTTTAGTTTCAGTTCCTGGCTTCGGTATAGTTCCTTGTCTCACGTACTTGTTCAGGGTAAACGGCTTTGATGCTACTAATACAGCCACATCATTGTTGTAAATTCTTTtgtcgaaacctaaaaatacaattacCTAGTTAGGTAAAGGCCCACGCTAAGATTTTATCcaggtaagtaataaataggtaggtaacgTTACGGCACCAGTAATGGACACCTTAAGGATTTTCGTAAAACTATGCATACCCTGTTTTAgacaaaataagtttgtaagtgtcCATTACTGGTTCCTTGTCCATTACTGCGGTGCCGTTACGTTATTTACATACGTGATACGACCTACCTACCTCTGACTAGGTAAGTaccattacttactaattatagtacctacttaccaagGTACCTATACTACTTGCTACTGCGAAGGTGTTTACAAGTAAGTAATAGAGGTGGCTTGGCTGTTAGCCATGTCTAATCATTCCATAGATGCAGTCGCCAAATTGGTACAGTAGTTTAGCCAAACTGTAGGTGAGTAGTTGAGTACCTATTTGGCTAATAGACAGTATGATTCATTACCAAGCAATACCTAAGAAATCTATCTAAACAGCAATACAATGCAATGATCATGAAAAATTGCTCCTAACTACAGAATAATAttgaatacctacttagttgaGGATGACGAGTTCTTAAGTATCTTCAGAGGACTTCCAGCGGCTGTCCTAAGTATATGCATTCCTGGTTTATTATTGTGCTGATGATGTGCTGGTGGTGAGTTACCTGGGTGCGTAATGATGGTCTTCACATCGTGCAAGACCCCTCCCCGAGTGCGGTAGGAAGAGCCCACACGGATTTTCCACAGTTTCGGGTTGTTATAACTGAAAAcaataatgtaggtaagtattagaTAGTTACTTAGATAGTTAATAACAACGGCTCTGTTCTGTAGCTCCAAAGTATGCACTAGCTTCTGGGGCACGGGGTGGCAGGTTCAAATCCGGCCATGGCACACATTAGGGATAAGAAGTTGTGTTTGGCCCAGTTAGTAACTGAAAGTTGTTTACCGGtctatgtattttatgtaggtagttacaGACTTTGCCTCAGTATGGAGTGGGAAAGCCGTGTGTGATATCCGAATACTCACGTCGGGGCAGCACACCAATGCGATGCAATGGGACACCGCAAGAGCGGCTCTATGGTACTACTCACGTCGGGTCAGCGAGTATACAATGCGCGGCGGAGAGCACGTGGCGCGCGGTGAGCACGACCGCGGCGCAGTACTGCACGCGCTCACGCAGCAGCTGCGCCACTATGGGACACCGCTCTATGGTGGTCGGCGCCCCCCCGAGCACCCGGGTGCTGACGCTGGCTTGCCCTGATTGGTTGGGGGTAAGGGTTTAAGATGTTAGACAATgaattatgtatatacaaacatacttaggtacctacatcatgCCCTGATTAGGTAGGGGGTAGGGGTTTAAGATGTTAGACCATGaattacatacacacatacttaggtacctacatcatgCCCCTGATTAGGTAGCGGGTAAGGGTTTAAGATGTTAGACCATAAATTATATAGTTACAcacatacttaggtacctacatcatgCCCTGATTGGGTAGGGGGTAGGGGTTTAAGATGTTAGACCATGAATTAGATAGTTACAcacatacttaggtatacctacattacacCTTTGcctcaaaaaatatttacggtTGCGGGGAAGCAGTGGACCAGAGCGGTACGGGACCAAAAATTAGCGTACAATAAAGGATGCTTTTAATCAACAGCGATAGAACTCTGGTGATGATTTGATGAGATGACATGCTGCAGTGGGCTCAGCGGCAGGGCAACTTATAGAGTCGTTCTTAGGTACTATTCGTTGGAAAAAACTAAGCTACGTAAGTACTTCAAGTAAGTAGATACCTATGTAGATGTAAGAGGGAGGTAGATGGCAGAAGAGTTCAGTACTTACCATTAACAGAACTGAGGATGATCCCAGCAAACAATAATAGCACACgcattttactttttacacTGGCGGCCTactaaactattttattttatttatgagtaTGCAAGTATTTAAATCCTTAATTtagtacctaactaactaCATGCGGGTGTTCATAGTTCGAATGTCAACTGCACTGAGCTGCTAACTTTCTAAACTATAGGTGGCTACTAAACCGAATTTGCAGTTTTTGATATATTGATCAGATAATAAAACTGGTTGGTAGGTGACTTTCGTTGAGAGAGTACTTAGTAATGGATAAAAGTGAAAGTACCTGACTTTGTAAGaggtaagtagttacttagtaataattaagtataggc
This window harbors:
- the LOC105384301 gene encoding N-acetylglucosamine-6-sulfatase, with amino-acid sequence MLRSKGLLLFSIVFAASCYGQNIVMFLTDDQDVVLGGMTPMKNVQRFIADNGVVFTNSYAASPICCPSRSSILTGKYIHNHGTYGNSVSAGCYGVHWKSQENDTFAAILHNAGYNTFYAGKYLNEYGVSSGGGEVPPGWGEWHGLVGNSRYYNYTVSNNGVPTYSRDLYLTDTIRSLSLSFIDKQSSAERSNFLMVLAPPAPHAPFTPADRHKGVYANVSALRSPSFNVKADDKHWLIRMPPTPLPEALMPELDRVYRSRWEALLAVDEMVADVVNALEVNNLLEDTYLVFTSDNGYHVGQFSQVYDKRQPYETDIKVPLVISGPGIPKNTINADPVINIDLAPTILSMAKLAPPKTMDGRVIDLYAQNKTKERNMLITYYGEGNTKTVDANCTWKYDGKNLAECYPDFSCKCQDARNNTYGCLRHFADNVDAKYCKFSDNERFEEHYDLLSDPHELTNTIDQLFPSVKMFYNNLLRALLHCSGDGCDQLST
- the LOC119693888 gene encoding trypsin CFT-1, whose product is MRVLLLFAGIILSSVNGQASVSTRVLGGAPTTIERCPIVAQLLRERVQYCAAVVLTARHVLSAAHCILADPTYNNPKLWKIRVGSSYRTRGGVLHDVKTIITHPGFDKRIYNNDVAVLVASKPFTLNKYVRQGTIPKPGTETKENSKVTLIGWGVTTNDPNSMQPDQMRYATLRTIDHATCQKRYSNLSATITEAMMSIVKSVGFFAVGVVVASECAGLEIMPSTPQ